Proteins encoded within one genomic window of Lynx canadensis isolate LIC74 chromosome B4, mLynCan4.pri.v2, whole genome shotgun sequence:
- the CHST11 gene encoding carbohydrate sulfotransferase 11 isoform X3: MRDAKVGQTLHPSFWGLGQSSLPFVWELELSNTAVLHQMRRDQVTDTCRANSAVSRKRRVLTPNDLKHLVVDEDHELIYCYVPKVACTNWKRLMMVLSGRGKYSDPMEIPANEAHVAANLKTLNQYSIPEINHRLKSYMKFLFVREPFERLVSAYRNKFTQKYNTSFHKRYGTKIIRRQRKNATQEALRRGDDVRFEEFVAYLIDPHTQREEPFNEHWQTVHSLCHPCHIRYDLVGKYETLEEDSNYVLRLAGVGSYLKFPTYAKSTRTTDEMTTEFFQNISSEHQTQLYEVYKLDFLMFNYSVPSYLKLE; the protein is encoded by the coding sequence CTGGAGCTCTCGAACACCGCCGTCCTGCACCAGATGAGGCGGGACCAGGTCACAGACACCTGCCGGGCCAACAGCGCCGTGAGCCGCAAGCGGCGGGTGCTGACCCCCAACGACCTGAAGCACCTGGTGGTGGACGAGGACCACGAGCTCATCTACTGCTACGTGCCCAAGGTGGCGTGCACCAACTGGAAGCGGCTCATGATGGTGCTGAGCGGCCGGGGCAAGTACAGCGACCCCATGGAGATCCCGGCCAACGAGGCTCACGTGGCGGCCAACCTCAAGACCCTGAACCAGTACAGCATCCCCGAGATCAACCACCGCTTGAAAAGCTACATGAAGTTCCTGTTCGTGCGGGAGCCCTTCGAGCGGCTGGTGTCGGCCTACCGGAACAAGTTCACGCAGAAGTACAACACGTCCTTCCACAAGCGCTACGGCACCAAGATCATCCGGCGCCAGCGGAAGAACGCCACCCAGGAGGCGCTGCGCAGGGGCGACGACGTCAGGTTCGAGGAGTTCGTGGCCTATCTCATCGACCCGCACACGCAGCGCGAGGAGCCCTTCAACGAGCACTGGCAGACCGTGCACTCGCTGTGCCACCCGTGCCACATCCGCTACGACCTCGTGGGCAAGTACGAGACGCTGGAGGAGGATTCCAACTACGTGCTGCGGCTGGCGGGGGTGGGCAGCTACCTCAAGTTCCCCACCTACGCCAAGTCTACGAGAACTACTGACGAAATGACCACGGAGTTCTTCCAGAACATCAGCTCCGAGCACCAAACGCAGCTGTACGAAGTCTACAAACTcgattttttaatgttcaattaCTCAGTGCCAAGCTACCTGAAATTGGAAtaa